From Lolium perenne isolate Kyuss_39 chromosome 5, Kyuss_2.0, whole genome shotgun sequence, a single genomic window includes:
- the LOC127298280 gene encoding uncharacterized protein has protein sequence MTFSNPTDCIIHDGTCMKHYSRGMLQVFSLELAKIPMDGGSVELYGYVAIRDDLDPLLNYVVNISRDYPITVQQGSLINMDGPKRGIEMSDFTLIEYDMRIKIGDHENDDLQLIDGASLIGDGGLWNQPFMLDIRGGDGAVNMSLSRLCRAVEATIEIIILEVRSNFNLSLGCLTSGIDEDIRIFDDSITESRVLRRFVVAAVKDSLIDLKFKVEAVSSGPNQHCCSFNAKTHGHDTQEIKIDLALISVKVTWSTLPCGFPA, from the exons ATGACGTTTTCAAATCCCACAGATTGCATCATTCACGATGGAACTTGCATGAAGCATTATTCCCGCGGCATGCTGCAAGTTTTCTCATTGGAGCTTGCTAAAATTCCTATGGATGGTGGTTCAGTAGAGCTGTATGGATATGTAGCAATACGGGATGATCTTGATCCATTACTTAATTATGTTGTCAATATTAGCAGAGACTATCCCATCACTGTGCAGCAG GGTTCTCTCATCAACATGGATGGCCCAAAGCGAGGCATAGAGATGAGTGACTTTACTCTAATTGAATATGATATGAGGATCAAGATAGGCGATCACGAAAATGATGACCTACAACTGATCGATGGTGCATCACTCATAGGAGATGGAGGCCTATGGAATCAGCCATTCATGCTTGACATCCGTGGCGGAGATGGCGCAGTTAACATGAGTTTATCACGTCTTTGCAGGGCAGTTGAGGCGACTATAGAGATTATCATATTGGAAGTGCGGAGCAATTTTAATTTGTCTCTTGGATGTCTAACTAGTGGGATAGATGAGGATATCCGGATCTTCGATGATTCCATCACTGAGTCACGTGTCTTAAGGAGGTTTGTGGTTGCCGCAGTGAAGGACTCTTTGATAGATTTGAAATTCAAGGTGGAAGCTGTGTCATCCGGTCCAAACCAACATTGTTGTTCATTCAATGCCAAAACCCACGGGCATGATACTCAAGAGATAAAGATTGATTTGGCTTTGATCTCAGTAAAGGTAACTTGGTCAACCTTGCCTTGTGGCTTTCCTGCTTAA
- the LOC127298281 gene encoding aspartic proteinase nepenthesin-2-like: MGPLQALILLLLASLASSSLAQSGYRAALTHVDSKGGFTKAELIRRAAHRNRLRATSGYSITSSSSDSSARLYSGQAEYLMELAIGTPPVAFIALADTGSDLTWTQCQPCKLCFPQDTPIYDTSASSSFSPVACSSATCLPIWSRNCSSSPVCRYRYAYGDGAYSTGILGTETITFGSSSTSSAAHGVAFGCGADNGGASYNSTGTVGLGRGTLSLVAQLGAGKFSYCLTDFFNSSLGSPLPIMPDMVLHFAGDGDTRLDFTGGADMRLHRDNYMYFNEEDSSFCLSIEGTTSGSTSVFGNFQQQNIQMLFDMTVGQMSFRYTDCSKL, encoded by the exons ATGGGTCCCTTGCAGGCTCTCATCTTGCTCCTACTTGCCTCACTGGCCAGTTCGAGTTTGGCGCAGTCAGGCTACCGCGCTGCGCTCACCCACGTCGACTCCAAAGGCGGCTTCACCAAGGCCGAGCTGATACGCCGAGCCGCTCATAGGAATCGCCTCCGAGCGACGTCGGGTTATTCCATAACCTCTTCCAGCTCGGACAGCAGCGCTAGGCTTTACTCGGGCCAAGCCGAGTACCTCATGGAGCTCGCCATCGGGACGCCGCCGGTGGCATTCATCGCGCTGGCCGACACCGGCAGCGACCTCACCTGGACGCAGTGCCAGCCGTGCAAGCTGTGCTTCCCACAGGACACGCCCATCTACGACACCTCCGCCTCATCCAGCTTCTCCCCGGTGGCCTGCTCCAGCGCCACCTGCCTGCCCATATGGAGCCGCAACTGCTCCTCCTCGCCAGTCTGCAGGTACCGCTACGCCTACGGCGACGGTGCCTACTCGACGGGGATCTTGGGGACGGAGACGATCACCTTCGGATCTAGTTCGACCTCTAGCGCGGCTCATGGCGTCGCGTTCGGCTGCGGCGCCGACAACGGGGGCGCCTCGTACAACTCCACGGGGACGGTCGGCCTCGGCCGAGGGACGCTCTCCCTGGTGGCGCAGCTAGGGGCCGGCAAGTTCTCCTACTGCCTCACCGACTTCTTCAACTCTAGCCTAGGCAGCCC ACTTCCAATCATGCCGGACATGGTGCTGCACTTCGCCGGCGATGGGGATACGAGGCTGGACTTTACCGGCGGTGCGGATATGAGGCTGCACAGGGACAACTACATGTACTTCAACGAGGAGGACTCGTCCTTCTGCCTGAGCATTGAAGGAACAACGTCAGGGTCGACTTCGGTGTTTGGCAATTTCCAGCAGCAGAATATACAGATGCTGTTTGATATGACTGTCGGGCAAATGTCATTCCGGTACACCGACTGCAGTAAGCTCTGA